A stretch of the Argentina anserina chromosome 6, drPotAnse1.1, whole genome shotgun sequence genome encodes the following:
- the LOC126800843 gene encoding putative receptor-like protein kinase At1g72540: MRFKKLDTNFFTPTCFMGKSQESEHKSQLSSKEITISRRMSLSDLSNSSICTVLSDISNSLIGSNLHIFAHNELKKITQSFSKSNYLGEGGFGKVYKGFVDDKLRPGLEAQPVAVKVLDLDGTQGHREWLAEVIFLGQLKHPNLVNLIGYCCEDEHRLLVYEYMEIGNLDHKLFRCYSGTLPWLTRIKIAIGAAKGLSCLHDEEKPIIYRDFKASNILLDCDYTPKLSDFGLAIDGPEGNETHVTTRVMGTHGYAAPEYIMTGHLTTMSDVYSFGVVLLELLTGRRSVDESRGYREQNLVEWAKPFLKDSHKLDRVMDQRLEGQYSTEGARKAAALAHQCLNHNPKSRPTMSTVVKTLEPLMNLNDIPIGPFVYVVPTETGKEGQIGCHDMVKNDNKCEEKEGGLEKVKGSHRRRKGLRHRHRIKSLKSSTVYSDTALYKVLGTGLYSPR; the protein is encoded by the exons ATGAGGTTCAAGAAACTAGACACCAACTTCTTCACACCAACTTGTTTCATGGGCAAGAGCCAGGAATCAGAACATAAATCCCAGTTATCGTCCAAGGAAATCACAATTTCGCGTAGAATGTCACTTTCCGATTTGAGTAATTCATCAATCTGTACTGTCCTAAGTGATATATCAAATTCGCTTATCGGATCAAATCTTCATATCTTTGCTCATAATGAGCTCAAAAAGATCACTCAAAGCTTTTCCAAGAGCAACTATCTTGGAGAAGGCGGGTTCGGGAAAGTGTACAAAGGGTTTGTTGATGACAAGCTTAGGCCTGGCCTGGAAGCTCAACCTGTTGCTGTTAAGGTTTTGGACTTGGATGGCACGCAAGGTCATAGAGAGTGGCTG GCGGAAGTGATCTTTCTCGGGCAATTGAAGCACCCTAATCTTGTGAACTTGATCGGTTACTGCTGTGAAGATGAACATAGGCTTCTTGTGTATGAATACATGGAGATAGGCAACTTAGACCACAAACTATTCAGAT GTTATTCTGGAACCTTGCCTTGGTTGACAAGAATCAAAATAGCCATTGGAGCTGCTAAAGGCCTCAGTTGCCTCCATGACGAAGAAAAGCcaattatatatagagattTCAAGGCTTCAAACATCTTACTAGACTGTGATTACACACCAAAGCTCTCTGACTTTGGTCTAGCCATAGATGGCCCGGAAGGCAATGAAACACATGTCACAACGCGCGTAATGGGTACTCATGGCTATGCAGCTCCAGAATACATCATGACAG GTCATTTAACAACAATGAGCGATGTCTACAGCTTTGGTGTAGTTCTTTTAGAGCTTCTAACCGGTAGAAGATCCGTGGATGAGAGCCGTGGTTATAGAGAGCAGAACCTAGTGGAGTGGGCCAAGCCATTTTTGAAGGACTCCCACAAACTTGACCGTGTGATGGACCAAAGACTTGAGGGTCAGTACTCTACCGAAGGGGCTAGAAAGGCGGCTGCATTGGCTCATCAATGCCTGAACCATAACCCCAAGTCTAGACCAACAATGAGCACTGTGGTCAAGACCTTAGAGCCTCTAATGAACTTGAATGACATACCAATTGGACCCTTTGTGTATGTTGTTCCAACTGAAACAGGAAAAGAAGGTCAAATTGGGTGTCATGATATGGTGAAGAATGACAACAAATGTGAAGAAAAAGAGGGAGGGCTAGAGAAAGTGAAGGGCAGCCACCGGAGACGAAAAGGTCTGAGGCATAGGCATCGGATTAAGTCGCTGAAGTCTAGTACTGTCTACTCGGATACTGCACTATATAAAGTTCTCGGAACTGGTTTATACTCTCCCAGATGA